In Alphaproteobacteria bacterium US3C007, one genomic interval encodes:
- a CDS encoding glutamate synthase-related protein, with amino-acid sequence MSDQSVPLIAAKHPIKTQLEAGKTYFWCRCGRSAAQPFCDGSHRGTEIKPLKFTAQTTQSAALCQCKSSGNAPFCDGSHRILGDLKMGDFAPLPAAKGAMPEPMATPEEPTVARIHALARDGLAQLGHHGEMGSMGVPRTALPSWDDIQILTAQMAKKPLLDEAPVATSTIIGPKADKPLQLDIPLFISDMSFGALSEEAKIALSRGAELSGTGICSGEGGMLQEEQAENTRYFYELASAKFGWDPALAAQVQAFHFKGGQGAKTGTGGHLPGEKVEGKIAQVRGLQPGQDAISPATFPDLRTPADFRKLADEVRERSGGIPIGFKLSANHIEEDIDFALEANADYIILDGRGGGTGAAPLIFRDHISVPTIPALARARRHLDAKAGRDVTLVITGGLRVAEDFAKAMALGADAIALSNSAMQAVGCVAARMCNSNNCPAGIATQKPELRKKLDVQVSAERLARFLGASVSLMQVLARACGHSSLAEFRHSDLTTWKKEMADLSGVTFAGINS; translated from the coding sequence ATGAGCGATCAATCTGTGCCCCTCATTGCGGCAAAACATCCGATCAAAACCCAATTAGAGGCTGGTAAAACCTATTTCTGGTGCCGCTGTGGCCGCTCGGCCGCGCAGCCTTTTTGTGACGGATCGCATCGCGGCACCGAGATAAAGCCGCTTAAATTCACCGCACAGACCACGCAAAGCGCCGCGCTTTGCCAATGCAAATCAAGCGGTAATGCACCTTTCTGCGATGGCAGTCATCGCATATTAGGCGATCTGAAAATGGGTGATTTCGCGCCTTTGCCCGCAGCCAAAGGTGCAATGCCCGAACCGATGGCAACGCCCGAAGAACCAACAGTTGCAAGGATCCACGCGCTTGCGCGCGATGGCCTTGCGCAGCTTGGCCATCACGGCGAAATGGGATCGATGGGCGTGCCCCGCACTGCGCTTCCCAGTTGGGATGATATTCAAATACTGACTGCGCAAATGGCCAAAAAGCCGCTTTTGGATGAGGCTCCCGTTGCCACCTCAACGATCATTGGGCCAAAAGCAGATAAGCCGCTCCAGCTTGATATCCCCTTGTTTATTTCCGACATGAGCTTTGGCGCCCTCTCCGAAGAGGCTAAAATTGCATTGTCGCGGGGTGCTGAATTATCCGGCACCGGTATTTGCTCGGGTGAAGGGGGCATGCTGCAAGAAGAGCAAGCTGAAAATACGCGATATTTTTATGAATTGGCTTCGGCCAAATTTGGATGGGACCCAGCGCTTGCTGCGCAGGTGCAGGCGTTCCATTTCAAAGGTGGACAAGGGGCCAAAACCGGCACGGGCGGGCATCTTCCAGGGGAAAAAGTAGAGGGTAAAATCGCCCAAGTGCGCGGTTTGCAGCCGGGTCAAGACGCAATTTCCCCCGCCACATTTCCCGATCTGCGAACGCCGGCAGATTTTCGAAAATTGGCTGATGAAGTGCGCGAACGCTCTGGTGGCATTCCAATCGGGTTCAAGCTATCCGCGAACCATATCGAAGAGGATATCGATTTCGCCTTGGAGGCAAACGCGGATTATATCATTCTTGACGGGCGCGGCGGCGGAACGGGCGCAGCGCCATTGATCTTTCGGGATCACATTTCGGTTCCAACCATTCCAGCTTTGGCCCGGGCGCGCCGTCATTTAGATGCGAAAGCCGGCCGCGATGTGACCTTGGTGATTACCGGAGGCTTGCGCGTTGCTGAAGATTTTGCAAAAGCGATGGCGTTGGGGGCTGATGCGATCGCGCTGTCAAATTCGGCGATGCAAGCGGTGGGCTGTGTGGCGGCAAGAATGTGCAATTCAAACAATTGCCCCGCCGGGATTGCCACCCAAAAGCCCGAATTGCGCAAAAAGCTGGATGTGCAGGTCAGCGCGGAAAGATTGGCCCGTTTCTTGGGGGCAAGCGTGTCTTTGATGCAAGTTTTGGCACGCGCTTGCGGCCATTCAAGCTTGGCCGAGTTCCGCCATTCCGATCTTACAACTTGGAAAAAAGAGATGGCTGATCTGAGCGGTGTGACATTTGCCGGTATCAATTCATAG